From Camelina sativa cultivar DH55 chromosome 7, Cs, whole genome shotgun sequence, one genomic window encodes:
- the LOC104702058 gene encoding GDSL esterase/lipase At1g73610-like: MNFVMLSKMLSALSFISLFYVGSAQQSNGNSTVSALFAFGDSILDTGNNNLLLTLTKVNFFPYGRDLVGGRATGRFGNGRVFSDMIAEGLGLKSLLPAYRDPFLSNNDLPTGVCFASGGSGLDAITARIQGVIWVSDQVTDFQNYITRLNGVVGYQEQANTIISNAVYLISAGNNDIAITYFTTMSRRLQYTVSGYTDLLVTWTRDLIKSLYDMGARKFAVMGTLPLGCLPGARTMLGSLICEVFSNQAADMFNKKLSAELEKLGATFPGAKFMYIDMYTPLLGLINNPQASGFIDVSHGCCCTPTSIIPCLDASRYVFWDIAHPTEKSYKTITPPIIEDIKAKLA; encoded by the exons ATGAATTTCGTTATGCTCTCGAAAATGCTATCAGCATTGTCGTTCATTAGCTTGTTTTATGTTGGCTCTGCCCAACAATCAAATGGGAACTCAACGGTTTCGGCACTTTTCGCTTTTGGAGACTCAATACTTGATACGGGCAACAATAATCTTCTTCTCACTCTTACTAAAGTCAATTTTTTCCCATACGGTCGAGATCTTGTAGGTGGAAGAGCTACAGGAAGATTTGGCAATGGGAGAGTTTTTTCAGATATGATTG CCGAAGGTTTGGGATTGAAGAGTCTCTTACCAGCATACCGTGACCCATTCCTCTCGAACAATGATCTACCAACTGGTGTTTGTTTCGCATCCGGTGGTTCTGGACTTGATGCAATCACTGCTAGAATACAa GGAGTTATATGGGTGTCAGACCAGGTTACAGACTTCCAAAACTACATCACCAGACTAAATGGTGTAGTAGGATATCAAGAACAAGCAAATACGATTATATCAAATGCTGTTTATCTAATCTCAGCTGGAAATAACGATATTGCTATCACCTATTTTACTACGATGTCTAGAAGGTTACAATACACTGTTTCAGGCTACACTGATCTCTTGGTCACTTGGACTCGTGATCTCATAAAG aGTTTATATGATATGGGCGCAAGAAAATTTGCGGTTATGGGAACATTACCGCTAGGCTGCTTACCAGGAGCAAGAACCATGCTTGGGAGTTTAATATGTGAAGTCTTCTCAAATCAAGCAGCTGATATGTTCAACAAAAAATTATCTGCCGAGCTTGAAAAACTTGGTGCAACATTTCCGGGGGCAAAATTCATGTACATAGATATGTACACTCCTCTTCTTGGTCTAATCAACAACCCTCAAGCTTCAG GGTTCATTGATGTATCTCATGGATGTTGTTGTACGCCGACGTCCATAATACCGTGCTTGGACGCGTCTCGATACGTGTTTTGGGATATTGCCCATCCGACTGAGAAGTCATACAAAACTATCACACCACCGATTATTGAAGATATCAAAGCAAAGCTCGCATGA